Proteins encoded in a region of the Rhizobium sp. CC-YZS058 genome:
- a CDS encoding accessory factor UbiK family protein gives MTTTGANRIFDDLAKLMTDAAGAAQGVRREMETAARAQAERLLNTMDVVKREEFEAVREMAIKAREENDALLARIAALEAKLAGSEGSASSF, from the coding sequence ATGACCACGACGGGTGCCAACCGCATTTTCGACGATCTGGCCAAGCTGATGACCGATGCCGCCGGCGCCGCACAGGGCGTGCGCCGCGAGATGGAAACCGCCGCCCGCGCCCAGGCCGAGCGGCTGCTCAACACGATGGATGTGGTCAAGCGCGAGGAATTCGAGGCCGTGCGCGAGATGGCGATCAAGGCGCGCGAGGAAAACGATGCGCTTCTCGCCCGCATCGCCGCGCTGGAAGCCAAGCTTGCCGGCAGCGAAGGCAGCGCGTCCTCCTTCTGA